Genomic segment of Candidatus Methylomirabilota bacterium:
GGCCGAGCACGCGGACGGGCCGGTGCAGCACGCGCTCGATCCGTCCGAGAATCTCCTGGCCGAGATACTCCGCGATGGGCGGCGCCTGGGGCGAGAGGCTCGCGAAGACCAGCCCGTGCAGCGTGGTCGTCCTGAGCTTGCGCGGGCCGTGCTCCTCCTTGCAGAAGGAGGCGGGCATGCCCCCACGGCCGTGGGAGCCCTTCTCGAAGGCGATGCCGGTCAGGTTGCCGCGCAGATCGTACGTCCACGCGTGATAGATGCACTGGAAGCTCCGGGCCTTCCCCCGGTCGTCCAGCGCGATGAGGGCGCCGCGGTGCGCGCAGCGGTTCTCGAAGGCGCAGATGCTGCCGTCTTCCGCGCGAACGACGATGACGGGCATCTCGCCCACGAAGGTCGTGCGGAACTCACCCGGCCGCTCCACGTCGGACTCGAGACAGACATAGCTCCACACCGGCCCCTCGAAGATGCGGCGCAGCTCGGCGCGGTAGTTGGCCTCGTCCTGGTAGACCCAGTAGGGCACGCGAGTGAGTGTGTCTCCCGGCCAGGTATGTTGCGACTCGGTGGTGCTCATGCGCGGTCCCCCTCGGCGAGCGATCGCCGATCCGCAAAAAAATCGACTGCGGCCGAAGGTATCACACGCCGCGCGGGCCCGCCACCGTCAGGCGGCGCGCCGGGGGGAAGCGAAGGACCCGGCCCGGGAGGGCCCCCGTGTGGTCACCGCCGTCGATCACCACGGCGCCATTGACGATGACGGTGGAGATGCCGGCCGCGTACTGATGGGGCTCGTCGTAGGTCGCCCGCTCGGCGATGGTGTCGGGATCGAACACGGTGATGTCCGCCCACGCCCCCGGCCGGAGCTCGCCGCGGTCGGCGAGACCCAGGGCCGCCGCGGAGCCGCCCGTCATCTTGCGAACGGCCTGCGGCAGCGTCAGGAGCCCGCGCTCACGCACGCAGGACCCGAGCACGCGCGCGAAGGTGCCGTAGTACCGGGGATGCGGCTTGCCCTGGCCGGTCACCCCGTAGGGCGCCAGGGCACTGCCGTCGGAGCCCACGAGCACCCACGGCGTGCGCGTGATCTGGTCCACGTCCTCTTCCGCCATGCTTCGGATGAGAATGCGGGTATGGCCCCGGTCGTCGAGGAGGACATCGCAGACGGCGTCAAGGGGATCGATCTCTCGGCGTCGCGCGAGGTCCCCGAAGTTCCGGCCGGCGTCGGCGGGATGGAACGGCGAGACGGCGATGCGCACGGCGTCCCATGACGGGATCCGTCCGAAGTTGGTGAGGCCGTCGCGCGCGAGGTCCTCGCGAATGCGCCCGCGGACGGCCGGTTGGGCCAGCCGCTCGAGCATCGCGGAAACGCCGCCCTCCTGCACCCAGCCCGGCAAGAGGTTGCGCAGCGGGTTGGTCCCGGTGTCGTACGGGTACTGATCGCAGTCGATCTTGAGGCCGCGGCGCCGCGCGGCGTCGATCTCCGCCAGGAGCGCTTGCGCCCTGCCCCAGTTGTCGGTCCCCGACAGCTTGAGGTGGGCGATCTGCACATGGATTCCCGTTGCCTCCGCGACGGCCATCGCCTCGCGAACCGCCTCGAAGCCGCGATTGGCTTCGTCGCGGACGTGCGACGCGTAGGTGGCGCCGTAGCGCGCGAGCACCCGCGCGAGAGCGAGAATCTCATCGGATCCCGCGTAGCTCCCGGGCGCGGTGAAGAGCCCGGACGACAGACCAATCGCGCCCGCCTCCAGCGCCTCCGCGAGCAAGCCTGTCATCCGGTCCAGCTCGTCCGGAGTCGCAGGGCGGCGCTCCATGCCCACCGTCATGAGCCGCAGCGTGTTGTGACCGACCTGCATGATCGTGTTGACGGAGACGGAGGGGAAGCGGTCGAGGTACTCGGCGAACGTCGCGTCCTGGAACGGCAGACCCGGGGCGCTGGCCCCGAGGTAGTCCCCGAGCAGGGCGGCCGTGCCGGGCAGCGCGGGCGCGACTGAGAATCCGCAGTTGCCCACGACCTCGGTGGTCACGCCCTGGCGGATCTTGCCTTCGGCGCGCGGGTTCAGGGGCAAGGTGAAGTCGGAGTGCGTGTGGATGTCTATGAAGCCAGGCGCCACCACCTGGCCGCGGGCATCGATGGTCCGGCGCGCCGTACGGCCCGCCCCCGGCTCGATGGCCACGATGCGCTCATCGCGCACAAAGACCTCGGCCTCGCGTCCGGGCACACCGGTTCCGTCGATGACGAGCCCACCGCGGATCGCGAGGTCATCCATAGGTGGCGGTAGGCTACTGATTCCTCCACGGCCCCGCAAGTCAGGAGGCGATGTTACAATTTCCGCCGCACGATGGTGGTGCGAGCTGCAGGACGTCGCGGGGCTGGGGCCCCGCCGTCCGAGGCGAGCGAAAGATGACGGTTCCCCTCATGGCCAATGCCCTGACCGCTGTCCGGCTTCTCCTCATCGTGCCGTTCGCGCTGCTCATGGCTCGAGGCGGGACGCGCTATGCGGCGCTGGCCGCTCTCATGCTGGCCGTGGCCATCGCCACGGATCTTCTCGACGGGCCCCTCGCCCGACGCCGAGGCACCGTGAGCGCGGCGGGCGGCACCTTCGATCACACGGCCGATTTCCTCTTCGTCAACAGCGGCCTGGCCGCGGGGGCTTCGCGGGGCGCCTTCCCGTGGATCCTGCCCGTCCTCGTCGCGGCCGCCTTCATCCAGTACGTCGCGGATTCGTACTGGCTCCATCGCGGCCGCACGCTCCGCACGAGCCGGCTGGGCCGCTACAACGGCATCCTCTACTTTGCCCCGCTGGGCGGCGACATCCTCATCCGCCTCGGGCTCAGCTTCCTCCAGCCCCTCCTCACGCTCCTCGTCTGGATCCTTGTGGTCAGCACCCTCATCTCGATGGCAGAGCGGCTGCGGGCGGTCATGGCGCTTTCGCGTAGAGCTCGCGAGTCGCCCGCCGGAGAAAGAGAAGACCCATCCCGGCATTGAAGAGGATGAAGAAGTTGTGCTGGACGAAGCCGAAGGTGGTCATGGCCCCCGGCTGCGCGGGGAAGAGGAGCACCCAGAGCACGATGGCCACGGAGTGCATGGGGCCGGGCATGGCCGCCCCGAAGAAGATGACGGGCAGATAGCCGAGCATCTCGCCCAGGCCCACCGACACGCCGAAAAGCTTCAGGGCGAGTGCATAGACCACCACGGCCGACAGCATGGCGGGCGAGCGTAGGGCGATCACCGCGGCGTAGTGGTGGAGCCGGGCCAGCCGGAACGAGCGGAAGAGCGGGCGGTTGCGCACGGCGCCTCCCCACCCGACTCGTCCACTGAGCAGTCGCCCCGTGAAGAAGAGGTAGAAGACCACGAAGACGGCGGCCGAGATCAGGGCCAGCCACGGAATGACGTGAAACACGTTGGGAAGCCGGTCCCACTGCAGGAGCACGCCCACCGTGGCCCAGCTCAGCAGGTAGTAGTACTCGCAGAACATGATGAAAAGCATGCTCGAGCCCACTTCCCAGGCGGGAATGCCGTTGCGCCGGCTGAGATAGAGGGCGATGGCGCCCTTGCTGACCTGCTCGTTCACGATGGAGAGGATGTACGCGCTGGCGCGGATGGGCAGCACGTCGGTGTAGCGGAGCTTCGCGTTGAACCAGGTGATCACGCGCCACACCACCAGGCTGTCGATCAGCACGAAGAGCGCGCAGTACGGAATCATCAGGAGGAGCCAGCGGGACCAGCTGACGTTTTCGAAGATGGCCGCGAGATAGGGGACGAGCCCGCGTCCCTCCGCGGCGGCGGCCCGGGCGAGCCGGCTATACAGATAGACGAAGCAGCCCGCGGTGACGAGCCAGGGCAGCATGCGCTGCCACCATCGGCCTCTTCGCGGGCGCTTGGGGGCCGGCGCGCCATCGCCGGTCGGCGCCCCGCTCATGCGGCGGGGCGACACCTAGATTGAATTGCGCGCGAACAGCCGATCCCCCTCACCCTGCCCTCTCCCCCAATGGCGGAGAGGGATTCCAAAATAGGCCTCTCTTTCTGGATCCCTCTCCCCCGTCGCGGGGGAGAGGGCAGGGTGAGGGGGGCGTAGGATCGCAGAGTTGCGTTCATTGATGGTCCGCCCTAGCCCGGCAGGACCTTGAACACGAAGACGCGGCTCTTCTCGACGGCGGGCTGCTGCGGGTACTTCTTGGCCTTGGCCTCGAGCACGGCGTCCTTCTCCGTCTCATCCATGACCAGGGCCAGCTTCTGATCGTAGAGCTTGTCGCCGATCTTCAGCCGTACCCGTGGATCGCGCGTGATGTTTCGGTTCCAGGCCTTGTCGCGGGGGAACTGCTGGCCGGGGCGGTATACGGAGGTCAGATAGAGCGTGCCATCCTTCGCTGTGCACCCCGTCGTCACCGAGTGGGGGACGAGATACCACGTCTTCGTCTGCACGTAGATGTTGCCGTACTTGTCGGTGAAGGACCAGTCGGTGACGGGCGTGGCGACGACTTCTCCCGTGAGCCACAGGCCGGCGCGGCGGTCCTTGGGGTCGAGCCCGACCACGCGCAGCACGATGAGCGCTACGAGCAGGACCGCCACGATTGCGCCCACAACGATCACGAGCTTTCTCATGAGGGCTCCCCTTGAGCGCCGACTGTATCACGCGCGCGGCGCACCTGCGGTCAGTGACCAGATGCGGGCGGGCGTGAGAGGGAGCTCGTTGGGCTCGATGCCAAACGGCGCGAGGGCGTCGGCCACGGCGTTGGCGAGAGCGGCGGCGGGGCCAAGCGTGCCGCCCTCGCCGACGCCGCGGACGCCCGCCAGGTTTTCCGCCGGCTCCTCGATGTGGTCGAGCTCGAATGGCGGCATGTCGCTCGCGGTGGGCAGGGCGTAGTCCATGAGCGTGCCCGTGAGGAGCTGGCCGTCGGCGTCGTAGATCAAGTGCTCGGCGAGCGCGCCGGAGATGCCCTGGGCGATCGCCCCCTGCACTTGCCCCTCGACGATGAGCGGGTTGATGACGCGTCCCGTGTCCTCGACGCAGACGTAGCGCCGGATCGCGACCGCCCCCGTCGCCGGATCCACCTCCACCACCGCGGCCTGAGAGCCGGCCGCGAAGGTGCCGCGGATTGGATCATAGAAGCGCGTGGCCTCGAGGCCGGGCTCCATGTCCCCGGGCAACCGCTGCGTCTCCAGACACGCCACCCGCGCGACCTCGGCGTGCGACACCGACCGTTCGGGCACTCCTTTGACAAGGGCGCGGCCGTCGGCCATCTCGAGATCCTCGCGCGCGGCCTCGAGCAGATGCGCCGCGATGCGCGTGATCTTCTCGCGCAGGGCCTGGCTCGCCCGCATGGCGGCGCCGCCGCCGATCACGGCCTGGCGCGAGGCGAAGGCGCCCAGACCGAATGGCGTGGCATCCGTATCGCCGAGAACGACCGTGACGGCGTCGATCGACGCGCCCAGCTCCGAGGCCACGATCTGCGCCATCGTGGTCTCGAGCCCCTGCCCCTGTGACGTCACGCCGGCCAGCACCGTCACCGCGCCCGAGGGGTCCATGCGCACGGTGACACCCTCGTGGCCCGTGCGAAACGGCATACGCGGCCCCGCGGAGGCCGCCTGGCCCAGGCCCGTCAGCTCGTTGTAGTTGGCGAAGCCGATGCCGAGGTAGCGACCTTCTCGCCGCGCTCGCGTCTGCTCGACGCGGAAAGCTTCATAGTCGATCGCCTTCAAGACTTTCTCGAAGCAGACGGGATACGTCGGGCTGTCATGGACGAGGCGGGTGGCCGAGGCGTACGGCAGATCGCCGGGCCCGACCAGGTTGAGGCGCCGGATCTCGACCGGATCCAGGCCGAGGGCCGCGGCGCCG
This window contains:
- a CDS encoding xanthine dehydrogenase family protein molybdopterin-binding subunit; translation: MSVFGARVRRKEDGRLVTGRGRYVSDVELPRMLHVAFVRSVHAHAKIVTVEATAARAAAGVVAVATGADADIATHRIRAKSALPSYVETEQPVLAGPEARFAGEALAAVVAADRYAAEDAAALVAVEYEPLPAAVDVVAARGGAAVVHAAAPDNVLLSRRFESGEVERALAGAAVVIERTFRTNRQTAAPLEGRGGVADWNAGEGKLTLWSGTQVPHLARHGLSEILGLAENRIRVIAPDVGGGFGVKAILYPEDVVLCLLAMRLGRPVKWVEQRREGLQASAHARDHHYAVRGGFDRAGRLLAMDVRIACNAGAYSVYPWTAGLEALMAGGLLAGPYKLANYRCEVAAVATHTAPAGPYRGVARPATTFVMERVLDLGAAALGLDPVEIRRLNLVGPGDLPYASATRLVHDSPTYPVCFEKVLKAIDYEAFRVEQTRARREGRYLGIGFANYNELTGLGQAASAGPRMPFRTGHEGVTVRMDPSGAVTVLAGVTSQGQGLETTMAQIVASELGASIDAVTVVLGDTDATPFGLGAFASRQAVIGGGAAMRASQALREKITRIAAHLLEAAREDLEMADGRALVKGVPERSVSHAEVARVACLETQRLPGDMEPGLEATRFYDPIRGTFAAGSQAAVVEVDPATGAVAIRRYVCVEDTGRVINPLIVEGQVQGAIAQGISGALAEHLIYDADGQLLTGTLMDYALPTASDMPPFELDHIEEPAENLAGVRGVGEGGTLGPAAALANAVADALAPFGIEPNELPLTPARIWSLTAGAPRA
- a CDS encoding CDP-alcohol phosphatidyltransferase family protein, translating into MTVPLMANALTAVRLLLIVPFALLMARGGTRYAALAALMLAVAIATDLLDGPLARRRGTVSAAGGTFDHTADFLFVNSGLAAGASRGAFPWILPVLVAAAFIQYVADSYWLHRGRTLRTSRLGRYNGILYFAPLGGDILIRLGLSFLQPLLTLLVWILVVSTLISMAERLRAVMALSRRARESPAGEREDPSRH
- a CDS encoding D-aminoacylase is translated as MDDLAIRGGLVIDGTGVPGREAEVFVRDERIVAIEPGAGRTARRTIDARGQVVAPGFIDIHTHSDFTLPLNPRAEGKIRQGVTTEVVGNCGFSVAPALPGTAALLGDYLGASAPGLPFQDATFAEYLDRFPSVSVNTIMQVGHNTLRLMTVGMERRPATPDELDRMTGLLAEALEAGAIGLSSGLFTAPGSYAGSDEILALARVLARYGATYASHVRDEANRGFEAVREAMAVAEATGIHVQIAHLKLSGTDNWGRAQALLAEIDAARRRGLKIDCDQYPYDTGTNPLRNLLPGWVQEGGVSAMLERLAQPAVRGRIREDLARDGLTNFGRIPSWDAVRIAVSPFHPADAGRNFGDLARRREIDPLDAVCDVLLDDRGHTRILIRSMAEEDVDQITRTPWVLVGSDGSALAPYGVTGQGKPHPRYYGTFARVLGSCVRERGLLTLPQAVRKMTGGSAAALGLADRGELRPGAWADITVFDPDTIAERATYDEPHQYAAGISTVIVNGAVVIDGGDHTGALPGRVLRFPPARRLTVAGPRGV